Proteins from one Verrucomicrobiia bacterium genomic window:
- a CDS encoding ABC transporter ATP-binding protein, giving the protein MIELQDLVKKFGDLTAVNHISLTVNKGEFFAVLGPNAAGKTTTIKMLTGLIKPTSGRALIAGFDVQQQPLEARRCLAYVPDFPFLYDKLTPWEFLRFTGQMFRMDEKRFEEEAKILVERFNLNEFLRKPIEGLSHGTRQRVAIASALLHDPEVFVIDEPMVGLDPHHARVVKDVLKERSLKGMTVFLSTHQLSVAEEMADRIGIIHQGKLVAVGTADELRKQSGQDGALEKSFLTLTAIEANFNEERGTAQTPAPKK; this is encoded by the coding sequence ATGATTGAACTACAGGACCTCGTAAAGAAATTCGGCGATCTCACCGCCGTGAACCATATCTCGCTCACCGTGAACAAAGGCGAGTTCTTCGCCGTACTGGGACCGAACGCTGCGGGCAAGACCACCACCATCAAGATGCTCACCGGGCTCATTAAACCCACCTCAGGTCGTGCCTTGATTGCCGGATTTGACGTGCAGCAACAGCCTTTGGAAGCACGCCGCTGCCTGGCCTACGTCCCTGACTTTCCTTTCCTCTACGACAAACTTACGCCTTGGGAATTCCTGCGCTTCACCGGCCAGATGTTCCGCATGGATGAGAAGCGGTTCGAGGAAGAGGCCAAGATTTTGGTGGAGCGCTTCAACCTGAACGAATTCTTGCGCAAACCGATCGAAGGTCTATCCCATGGTACTCGCCAACGGGTCGCCATCGCCTCCGCCCTCTTACACGATCCCGAAGTGTTCGTGATTGATGAACCAATGGTCGGTCTTGATCCACACCACGCCCGCGTGGTGAAGGATGTGCTGAAGGAGCGTTCGCTCAAAGGCATGACGGTATTTCTCTCCACCCACCAACTCAGCGTGGCCGAGGAGATGGCAGACCGCATCGGCATCATCCATCAGGGCAAGCTCGTGGCCGTAGGCACGGCGGATGAACTGCGGAAGCAAAGCGGACAGGATGGCGCTTTGGAGAAGAGTTTCCTGACCCTCACAGCCATCGAGGCGAACTTCAACGAGGAACGCGGCACAGCTCAGACGCCAGCCCCTAAGAAATGA